Proteins encoded in a region of the Thermodesulfovibrionales bacterium genome:
- the rplP gene encoding 50S ribosomal protein L16, whose protein sequence is MLMPKKVKFRKMQKGNMNGKAYRGADVSFGEFGLKALEPGWVTSRQIEAARIAITRHVKRGCKVWIRIFPDKPITKKPAETRMGKGKGSPEYWVAVVKPGRVLYEMSGVTEDVAKAALRLAQHKLPIATKFVSREEIVR, encoded by the coding sequence ATGTTAATGCCGAAGAAAGTTAAATTCAGGAAGATGCAGAAGGGCAATATGAATGGAAAGGCCTATCGGGGCGCTGACGTTTCCTTTGGCGAGTTCGGCCTCAAGGCCCTTGAGCCCGGATGGGTCACATCGAGGCAGATAGAGGCGGCGAGAATAGCCATAACGAGGCACGTGAAAAGAGGCTGTAAGGTCTGGATACGGATATTCCCGGACAAGCCGATAACGAAAAAACCTGCTGAAACGAGAATGGGAAAGGGTAAGGGGTCACCCGAGTACTGGGTGGCAGTGGTAAAGCCCGGAAGGGTGCTCTACGAGATGTCAGGAGTAACCGAGGATGTTGCAAAGGCTGCTCTGAGGCTCGCTCAGCATAAGCTCCCCATCG